A genome region from Erigeron canadensis isolate Cc75 chromosome 3, C_canadensis_v1, whole genome shotgun sequence includes the following:
- the LOC122592511 gene encoding uncharacterized protein LOC122592511 isoform X2, translated as MAPKCSATTASVWNWVIEALASDEQVDTSTLLGLMKAAPVISGNAGNHTRELVSLRILESLFDGNEAVVDAASAKNTKVSFDTSERCEDVLFRILHEKPKSMAKLDKEKWDVRPFLMHKRSSLPKCVLKKLKDVIHENSHPLLASLKEKSKLVMAHICKDTGPVIDNIQDALDNNNLDLNPGKDKNEFKEVVWQETDQLGNSTGGTTEQTGREERQRVLERSKEEASGIKLVENDAHTNSQPDRQMLHHNGENFLPDTYREYDGRHEKITNSETFDDVRTDIAAQKAAFFNSQFTLSQLSQDSFSMTEFLEMDLCMKCNEGGQLLVCSSESCQLRVHESCLGSAFSLDDNHKFFCPFCAYSRAISEYLEAKQKASLARKGLQAFSSFTVKRIPKKSSKKQCESEKNVTEAFPEMVERNGEVNTASRANNCNRKSNEDNSAPPGTSIQVANDDMHIETGCLDQQATELTQNPIPQASSPKQKGKVRDTPRSNESTCSTRLSKRKAQYNCESNEEGSGLPNPPIQDVNDDMHIETGCLNKSTELPPSPIPEASGSKQKVEIRKVQRSTEPISSERSCRRKAKYICPPPIPRSRRNIIPWTKAEEEMLKEGVGKYSSAMNNRIPWNEILDFGRNVFHKGRTNIDLKDKWRNMCNRSHDA; from the exons ATGGCGCCCAAGTGTTCTGCTACTACAGCCTCTGTATGGAATTGGGTAATTGAAGCCTTGGCAAGTGATGAACAAGTCGACACATCTACTTTATTGG GTCTTATGAAAGCGGCTCCTGTCATTTCAGGTAATGCAGGAAATCATACAAGAGAATTGGTCTCCTTAAGAATCTTGGAGAGCTTGTTTGATGGTAATGAAGCTGTAGTTGATGCCGCTTCTGCTAAAAACACAAAAGTTAGTTTTGATACATCAGAACGCTGTGAAGATGTCCTTTTTCGGATATTACATGAG AAACCAAAAAGTATGGCTAAATTGGATAAAGAAAAATGGGATGTTCGTCCATTCCTCATGCATAAAAGATCTTCCTTGCCTAAATGTGTATTGAAAAAG TTAAAGGATGTGATTCATGAAAATAGTCATCCACTTCTTGCATCATTGAAAGAAAAGAGTAAACTAGTAATGGCACATATATGTAAAGATACAGGTCCAGTGATTGATAATATCCAAGATGCACTTGATAACAACAATTTAGATTTGAACCCTGGAAAAGATAAAAACGAATTTAAAGAAGTTGTGTGGCAAGAGACTGATCAATTGGGGAATTCCACTGGAGGAACTACTGAGCAGACTGGAAGAGAAGAACGGCAAAGAGTTTTAGAACGCTCTAAAGAAGAAGCCAGTGGTATCAAATTGGTGGAAAATGATGCACATACCAACAGTCAACCTGATCGACAAATGCTTCATCATAATGGTGAAAATTTTCTCCCAGACACTTATAGAGAATATGACGGCCGACATGAGAAAATTACCAATAGCGAGACATTTGATGATGTGAGAACTGATATTGCTGCTCAGAAAGCTGCTTTTTTTAATTCTCAGTTCACACTCAGTCAGCTTAGTCAGGATTCATTCTCTATGACTGAGTTTTTAGAGATGGATCTTTGTATGAAGTGTAATGAAGGTGGTCAGTTATTAGTTTGCAGCTCTGAATCATGCCAATTACGAGTTCACGAAAGTTGTCTGGGCTCTGCCTTCTCCCTTGATGACAATCATAAGTTTTTTTGCCCGTTTTGTGCATATAGTCGTGCAATATCTGAATATCTGGAAGCTAAGCAGAAGGCTTCTTTGGCCAGAAAAGGTCTACAAGCTTTTTCTAGTTTCACAGTCAAACGTATACCAAAAAAGTCCTCCAAGAAACAATGTGAATCAGAGAAAAATGTAACCGAAGCTTTTCCTGAAATGGTTGAAAGAAATGGTGAAGTAAACACTGCAAGTAGAGCTAACAACTGCAACCGTAAATCAAATGAAGACAATTCTGCCCCACCTGGTACATCGATACAAGTTGCTAATGATGATATGCATATAGAAACCGGATGCTTGGATCAGCAAGCTACTGAATTGACTCAGAATCCAATACCCCAAGCAAGTAGCCCGAAACAGAAAGGTAAGGTAAGAGATACTCCACGGTCAAACGAGTCTACTTGCTCAACAAGACTCAGCAAGAGAAAAGCACAATA CAATTGTGAGTCAAATGAAGAAGGTTCTGGTCTCCCTAATCCGCCGATACAAGATGTTAATGATGATATGCATATAGAAACTGGATGCTTGAATAAAAGTACTGAATTGCCTCCGAGTCCAATACCGGAAGCAAGTGGCTCAAAACAGAAGGTTGAGATAAGAaaagttcaaaggtcaactgAACCTATTTCCTCAGAAAGATCTTGCAGGAGGAAAGCAAAATA CATTTGTCCTCCACCAATTCCGCGTTCAAGGCGAAATATAATCCCATGGACAAAAGCAGAGGAAGAAATGTTGAAG GAAGGCGTTGGGAAATATTCTAGTGCTATGAACAACAGAATTCCGTGGAACGAGATTTTGGATTTTGGACGCAACGTCTTCCACAAAGGACGTACGAATATTGATCTAAAAGACAAATGGAGAAACATGTGCAACAGAAGCCATGATGCTTAA
- the LOC122592511 gene encoding uncharacterized protein LOC122592511 isoform X1 yields MLWKIYEYDCSDRFAKTASISKMAPKCSATTASVWNWVIEALASDEQVDTSTLLGLMKAAPVISGNAGNHTRELVSLRILESLFDGNEAVVDAASAKNTKVSFDTSERCEDVLFRILHEKPKSMAKLDKEKWDVRPFLMHKRSSLPKCVLKKLKDVIHENSHPLLASLKEKSKLVMAHICKDTGPVIDNIQDALDNNNLDLNPGKDKNEFKEVVWQETDQLGNSTGGTTEQTGREERQRVLERSKEEASGIKLVENDAHTNSQPDRQMLHHNGENFLPDTYREYDGRHEKITNSETFDDVRTDIAAQKAAFFNSQFTLSQLSQDSFSMTEFLEMDLCMKCNEGGQLLVCSSESCQLRVHESCLGSAFSLDDNHKFFCPFCAYSRAISEYLEAKQKASLARKGLQAFSSFTVKRIPKKSSKKQCESEKNVTEAFPEMVERNGEVNTASRANNCNRKSNEDNSAPPGTSIQVANDDMHIETGCLDQQATELTQNPIPQASSPKQKGKVRDTPRSNESTCSTRLSKRKAQYNCESNEEGSGLPNPPIQDVNDDMHIETGCLNKSTELPPSPIPEASGSKQKVEIRKVQRSTEPISSERSCRRKAKYICPPPIPRSRRNIIPWTKAEEEMLKEGVGKYSSAMNNRIPWNEILDFGRNVFHKGRTNIDLKDKWRNMCNRSHDA; encoded by the exons ATGCTGTGGAAAATTTACGAATATGACTGCAGTGATCGTTTTGCAAAAACAGCAAGTATATCTAAA ATGGCGCCCAAGTGTTCTGCTACTACAGCCTCTGTATGGAATTGGGTAATTGAAGCCTTGGCAAGTGATGAACAAGTCGACACATCTACTTTATTGG GTCTTATGAAAGCGGCTCCTGTCATTTCAGGTAATGCAGGAAATCATACAAGAGAATTGGTCTCCTTAAGAATCTTGGAGAGCTTGTTTGATGGTAATGAAGCTGTAGTTGATGCCGCTTCTGCTAAAAACACAAAAGTTAGTTTTGATACATCAGAACGCTGTGAAGATGTCCTTTTTCGGATATTACATGAG AAACCAAAAAGTATGGCTAAATTGGATAAAGAAAAATGGGATGTTCGTCCATTCCTCATGCATAAAAGATCTTCCTTGCCTAAATGTGTATTGAAAAAG TTAAAGGATGTGATTCATGAAAATAGTCATCCACTTCTTGCATCATTGAAAGAAAAGAGTAAACTAGTAATGGCACATATATGTAAAGATACAGGTCCAGTGATTGATAATATCCAAGATGCACTTGATAACAACAATTTAGATTTGAACCCTGGAAAAGATAAAAACGAATTTAAAGAAGTTGTGTGGCAAGAGACTGATCAATTGGGGAATTCCACTGGAGGAACTACTGAGCAGACTGGAAGAGAAGAACGGCAAAGAGTTTTAGAACGCTCTAAAGAAGAAGCCAGTGGTATCAAATTGGTGGAAAATGATGCACATACCAACAGTCAACCTGATCGACAAATGCTTCATCATAATGGTGAAAATTTTCTCCCAGACACTTATAGAGAATATGACGGCCGACATGAGAAAATTACCAATAGCGAGACATTTGATGATGTGAGAACTGATATTGCTGCTCAGAAAGCTGCTTTTTTTAATTCTCAGTTCACACTCAGTCAGCTTAGTCAGGATTCATTCTCTATGACTGAGTTTTTAGAGATGGATCTTTGTATGAAGTGTAATGAAGGTGGTCAGTTATTAGTTTGCAGCTCTGAATCATGCCAATTACGAGTTCACGAAAGTTGTCTGGGCTCTGCCTTCTCCCTTGATGACAATCATAAGTTTTTTTGCCCGTTTTGTGCATATAGTCGTGCAATATCTGAATATCTGGAAGCTAAGCAGAAGGCTTCTTTGGCCAGAAAAGGTCTACAAGCTTTTTCTAGTTTCACAGTCAAACGTATACCAAAAAAGTCCTCCAAGAAACAATGTGAATCAGAGAAAAATGTAACCGAAGCTTTTCCTGAAATGGTTGAAAGAAATGGTGAAGTAAACACTGCAAGTAGAGCTAACAACTGCAACCGTAAATCAAATGAAGACAATTCTGCCCCACCTGGTACATCGATACAAGTTGCTAATGATGATATGCATATAGAAACCGGATGCTTGGATCAGCAAGCTACTGAATTGACTCAGAATCCAATACCCCAAGCAAGTAGCCCGAAACAGAAAGGTAAGGTAAGAGATACTCCACGGTCAAACGAGTCTACTTGCTCAACAAGACTCAGCAAGAGAAAAGCACAATA CAATTGTGAGTCAAATGAAGAAGGTTCTGGTCTCCCTAATCCGCCGATACAAGATGTTAATGATGATATGCATATAGAAACTGGATGCTTGAATAAAAGTACTGAATTGCCTCCGAGTCCAATACCGGAAGCAAGTGGCTCAAAACAGAAGGTTGAGATAAGAaaagttcaaaggtcaactgAACCTATTTCCTCAGAAAGATCTTGCAGGAGGAAAGCAAAATA CATTTGTCCTCCACCAATTCCGCGTTCAAGGCGAAATATAATCCCATGGACAAAAGCAGAGGAAGAAATGTTGAAG GAAGGCGTTGGGAAATATTCTAGTGCTATGAACAACAGAATTCCGTGGAACGAGATTTTGGATTTTGGACGCAACGTCTTCCACAAAGGACGTACGAATATTGATCTAAAAGACAAATGGAGAAACATGTGCAACAGAAGCCATGATGCTTAA
- the LOC122593124 gene encoding putative pentatricopeptide repeat-containing protein At5g65820: protein MRRGILFTNSAKKPISHFQWNPCFSSSSDAFFGAGSVNNVKRHLIAEDSKEDLSVNGIPTPHRRRNLKGSFASTSKTRLSSEEDSRWQGLIRLDSKSGGTSNEPHDEFSSDVEKIYRILRKFHSRVPKLELALQGSGVTVRSGLTERVLNRCGDAGNLGYRFFAWASKQPGYSHNHDVYKSMIKSLGKMRQFGAVWALIDEMRRENPQLITPQVFVVLIRRFASARMVKKAVEVLDEMPKYGCEPDEYVFGCLLDALCKNGSIKEAALLFEDMRVRFPPTIKHFTSLLYGWCKEGKLMEAKFVLVQMREAGFEPDIVVYNNLLNGYAVAGKMVDAFDLLQEMRRKGCVPNATSFTILIQALCGQDKMENAMQVFLDMERHNCEADVVTYTTLISGFCKWGKTGKGYELLDHMIQRGHSPNQTTYLHIMNAHEKKDELDECLELLNEMQKIGCFPDLSIYNTVIRLAFKLGEVKEGVRVWNQIEANGLSPGLDNFVNMIHGLIDQESLVEACEYFKEMVDRGLFSTPQYGLLKDLLNSLLRGEKLELSKDVWSCIINKGCDLNVYAWTIWIHALFSKGHVKEACSYCLDMMDAGLMPQPDTFAKLMKGLRKLYNRQIAAEITEKVRLMAAERNITFKMYKRRGERDLKEKVKAKNDGRKRRNRRRQWGHSKAGSV, encoded by the exons atgagGAGGGGAATATTATTTACAAATTCAGCTAAAAAACCCATCTCTCATTTTCAGTGGAATCCTTGTTTCTCCTCATCATCAG ATGCGTTCTTTGGAGCAGGGTCCGTGAACAATGTTAAACGCCATTTAATTGCTGAAGATTCAAAA GAAGATTTATCAGTGAATGGGATTCCGACTCCACACAGACGGAGAAACTTAAAG GGCTCATTCGCCTCGACATCAAAAACACGTCTTTCTTCAGAGGAGGATAGCCGATGGCAAGGGCTCATTCGCCTTGACAGCAAGTCTGGAGGGACTTCCAATGAACCCCATGATGAGTTTTCAAGTGATGTTGAGAAGATTTATAGGATCTTAAGGAAATTTCACTCGCGGGTTCCAAAATTGGAACTTGCTTTACAGGGATCCGGTGTTACAGTTCGCTCAGGATTAACCGAACGTGTATTGAACCGCTGTGGCGATGCAGGAAACTTGGGATACAGGTTCTTTGCTTGGGCATCAAAACAGCCTGGTTATAGTCACAACCATGATGTATATAAATCGATGATTAAAAGTTTAGGGAAAATGAGGCAGTTTGGTGCAGTTTGGGCTCTGATCGATGAAATGAGAAGAGAAAACCCACAACTTATTACACCCCAGGTGTTTGTTGTTTTGATTAGGAGGTTTGCCTCTGCTAGAATGGTTAAAAAAGCAGTTGAAGTTCTGGACGAAATGCCTAAGTACGGGTGTGAGCCTGATGAATATGTGTTTGGGTGTTTATTAGATGCATTGTGTAAAAATGGTAGCATCAAAGAAGCCGCTTTACTTTTTGAGGATATGAGAGTGCGGTTTCCACCAACAATAAAACATTTCACTTCACTGTTATATGGTTGGTGTAAAGAAGGTAAGCTTATGGAGGCCAAGTTCGTGTTGGTGCAGATGAGAGAGGCTGGATTTGAACCTGACATTGTTGTTTACAACAATTTGCTTAATGGGTATGCCGTGGCAGGGAAGATGGTGGATGCTTTCGATCTTTTGCAAGAAATGCGGCGAAAAGGTTGTGTTCCAAATGCAACTTCTTTCACCATTTTGATACAAGCCCTTTGTGGTCAAGATAAAATGGAGAACGCAATGCAGGTTTTCTTGGACATGGAGAGACATAACTGTGAGGCAGATGTTGTTACATACACTACGTTAATAAGCGGCTTTTGTAAATGGGGAAAAACTGGAAAGGGGTATGAACTATTAGATCACATGATACAAAGAGGGCATAGTCCAAATCAGACGACTTATCTGCATATTATGAATGCTCACGAAAAGAAAGATGAATTGGACGAATGCTTAGAACTTCTGAATGAGATGCAAAAGATTGGCTGTTTTCCAGATCTTAGTATTTACAATACAGTTATTCGGTTAGCATTTAAGTTAGGCGAGGTTAAAGAAGGCGTTCGAGTCTGGAACCAGATCGAAGCAAATGGGCTAAGTCCGGGACTTGACAATTTTGTGAATATGATTCATGGCCTTATTGATCAAGAATCTTTAGTTGAAGCTTGTGAGTACTTTAAAGAGATGGTTGATAGAGGTCTTTTTTCTACCCCTCAGTATGGCCTTTTGAAAGATCTACTAAATTCCTTATTAAGAGGCGAAAAGCTCGAATTAAGCAAAGATGTATGGAGTTGTATAATTAATAAAGGGTGTGACCTTAATGTGTATGCTTGGACAATTTGGATTCATGCTCTTTTTTCTAAAGGGCATGTAAAGGAAGCTTGTTCTTACTGTTTGGATATGATGGATGCTGGTTTGATGCCACAGCCCGATACCTTTGCTAAGCTTATGAAAGGTTTGAGAAAACTATATAATAGACAGATTGCTGCTGAAATTACAGAAAAGGTGAGGTTGATGGCTGCCGAAAggaatataacttttaaaatgtaTAAGAGGCGAGGAGAAAGGGACTTGAAAGAGAAAGTTAAGGCTAAAAACGATGGAAGGAAAAGAAGGAACCGTAGACGCCAATGGGGCCATTCTAAAGCTGGCagtgtttga